The Chitinophaga lutea genome contains the following window.
ACAACAGGTTGCCCTGAAAGCCGCACACGACGAAATCAGGCACCTGCGCGACGTGGAAACAGTGAACAGATAAAACAACATGCACCTGCTGAAAAAAGACCGGTCAGGCAACAATGCCCGGCCGGTCTTTTTTATGAGCAGAAAAAAACTGTCCTGCACAATTGTGCAGGACAGCGCTGGCAAGCTTTCAGATTTTAAATATGTTTTGCTTAACACTGAACATTTTATCTGTTTTGATAAATGTTGTAATGCTGCTTGCATTTTAAAACCCTATAAAGCAGCCAATAACTAAAACAACAGCTATGATAAAAGTATAACCGGTTAAAACGGTTACAAATCGTCAATTAGTTTTTTTACTTCGTCTTTCGACTTTCCCAGTTTTTTCTGTAACCTTCCGTACAGTTCGTCTTCCTTGCCTTCTACGTAAAGCAGATCGTCATCTGTAAGATCTGCGTATTGCTGCTTCAATTTGCCTTTGATTTCATTCCAGGCTCCTTTTAATTGTAGTGAATCCATAAGATATTGTTTTTGGTGTTTCTGATTAAGTAAGGACAATTTCTGTACCATCGTGCCAACCCAAGGGGGAACAGGTAATTTCCGGGGGGCCGTTTCGCAGTATGGGGAAATGCCGGTGCGAAAAATGTAGAAATGGTTCCACAGAAATGGTTGTTTAAACAGTTAAAAAGCCCGGCAAAGTGTTTGCAATAAAGGAATCAGGAAATATTTACTGACGTGGGATAGTTTTTTATATGAGTCATTCAAATAAATTATGGAA
Protein-coding sequences here:
- a CDS encoding CsbD family protein — protein: MDSLQLKGAWNEIKGKLKQQYADLTDDDLLYVEGKEDELYGRLQKKLGKSKDEVKKLIDDL